AGAAACATAAAGAGTTATCAGCATTAAGTGAAGTAGCACATAATGAAGATAACAAAATCAAAAGACAAGCATTGTTAAAAACTATTTCTAAACTTGGAAATTCATTACTTTGAGCAAATATGGGTGTTTTTATACAAAAATATCAACACCTTTGTTTATCGGCTTGCCTGAAGGAAGGGGATTCCTGAGAGCCTTAAGCTACAGCAGGTTCTAACTCATTACTGAGTTGTCTGGTTCCTGCTTCATAGAGTAGACTAACGCCCGTCTCTCCACAGGCTAACAAGCGGTGTCCCCGCTCTAATACATTGATTGCACCAATCACGTCAGCATGATTTTTATGATGACAGACAACACACTCAAATTCTGATTGTGTTTTCCGGTTGTCCTTGCTTCTGTGTTGGCACATGGGACAAGTCTGACTGGTGTATTTTGGATCGACAAACAACACTTGACCGCCAGACCAACGTTGTTTGTATTGCAGAAAGGTTTTGAACATCCCCCAGCCCTGTTCGAGGATGACTCGGTTCAAGCCTGATTTCTGTTTGACCATTGCTCCAGGGTTTTCCATATCACCTTTCGCTGATTTCGTCATGTTTTTTATCTGCAAGCTCTCAAGCACAATCATAGCGTGGCTTTTGCTGAGTGCAGTTGATAGCTTATGCAGGGTGTCATGACGAATATTGGCTATTTTGGTATGAAGTCGGTTAATCTTCTCTTTGAGCTTTCGCCAGTGGTTTGAAAACTTAATTTTTCTGGCTAAACTCTTTTGCAGACGTTTGATTTTATCCTTAAAAAAACTCACGTCTATCGGTTCGGCAAACTCACCGTCTGATAGGGTAAAGAGACGTTTCACACCCATATCGACACCAATCATTGATAATGACGAGTGGACAGATTCAGGTAATTCCATTTCAACCTGAATAGAGACAAACCAATATTTTCCCTGACGGGAAACCGTCACATTCTTTGCCGTACCTTCAATCTCTCTGGACTTTCTGAAATTTACCCAACCAATTTTAGGTAGGAAAATTCGCCGGCCTTCAATTTTAAAACCTTGGGGTAATGAAAAGCTATCCCTGTCACCTCGTTTCTTGGGTGTGGGTATTTTTTTTAACGGTTGCTTTTTGTCAAACGCATCCTTAAAGGCTCGTTCCAGTTGCTTAAGCGTCTGTTGTAAGGTTTGGGCGGGTGACAGTTTTAGAAACCCATATTGATCACTCTTTTTCCAGAGCTTGCTAAACCAGTCAAGTTCCTGGTACCAAAGCATCGGTTGTTTATTTTCAAGATGGTAAAGATTCAACCTTAAAGCCTTATTCCACAAGTAACGACAATTGCCCGCATATTGAGACATTAACTGCTCTGTCTCTGCGTTGGTGTTGAGTCGGTATTTGTAGGCTTTGCGAATGATCATGATTCTATAATAGCTATTTGTTGTACAATATTCAAGAAGTATTGAAAAAATTTTTAATGTCGGTGATCATCCACCTGAAGGAAGGTGTATTTCGCTTCGTTTGTTAAGAGATTTTTGGATAAAAGGGTTTAAATAATTCCAGATAGGCTACATTTTTAACAGAAAAACTTCAGAATATTCCGGTGAGGGTGGTTCAATATCCGCTACACTTCTATATTGATAAGGATAGCCCCAAGTGACCAAGCGAGACAAAAACAAAGAAGTGCCATTCAATAGTTGCTCATCAATTTGTATCCGCTTCACCCGCATTTGAGACATCAACTGATTACGAAAAAATGTTAAATGCTGTTGCAAAAACTGAGGGTCGCTGGCTGAATACAAGCTAAACAAACCATCGCCACCGCCGCCCATCAACAAACATTCTTCTTGTTTATGTTTCACCAATGCATAGGCATTGCCGAATGATGCATGATCATCGAAAAGCACTTTGTTCGCAGGATTACAAGAGCGACCAATTTCTTCAACATCCACAATGATTTTATAATCATTCGACTGAAAAAATGAGCTACGATAAAGAATTCGTTTACTTTGATTGCCATCCTTGAAACCTAATTTTTTAT
This genomic window from sulfur-oxidizing endosymbiont of Gigantopelta aegis contains:
- a CDS encoding RNA-guided endonuclease InsQ/TnpB family protein, with protein sequence MIIRKAYKYRLNTNAETEQLMSQYAGNCRYLWNKALRLNLYHLENKQPMLWYQELDWFSKLWKKSDQYGFLKLSPAQTLQQTLKQLERAFKDAFDKKQPLKKIPTPKKRGDRDSFSLPQGFKIEGRRIFLPKIGWVNFRKSREIEGTAKNVTVSRQGKYWFVSIQVEMELPESVHSSLSMIGVDMGVKRLFTLSDGEFAEPIDVSFFKDKIKRLQKSLARKIKFSNHWRKLKEKINRLHTKIANIRHDTLHKLSTALSKSHAMIVLESLQIKNMTKSAKGDMENPGAMVKQKSGLNRVILEQGWGMFKTFLQYKQRWSGGQVLFVDPKYTSQTCPMCQHRSKDNRKTQSEFECVVCHHKNHADVIGAINVLERGHRLLACGETGVSLLYEAGTRQLSNELEPAVA